A stretch of Natronobacterium texcoconense DNA encodes these proteins:
- a CDS encoding NOP5/NOP56 family protein, translating to MTATDPEGSGWFSAVDPTDLEAAAEAVRTGTADEPRDWPTLAVESGVVDDAEDYYDALKEATTAAAREEITEREGADDRQLVHAVRSMDDCERTANELAERLAEWGGTVDPDAGTGVEYARDLASRDDDLEAASGRIVSLADRVADLADEADDLREFVERRTPTVAPNLSALAGPVLAARLISLAGGLESLAKKPSGTIQVLGAEDALFAHLRGHAPSPKHGIIYMHDAIQGTHPENRGSAARALAGKLAIAARVDHYSGERKPELDAELAERIETIQARTADDGGESDD from the coding sequence ATGACTGCAACTGATCCCGAGGGATCGGGCTGGTTCTCGGCCGTCGATCCGACGGACCTCGAGGCAGCAGCCGAGGCCGTCCGGACCGGAACCGCCGACGAGCCACGCGACTGGCCGACGCTGGCCGTCGAGTCGGGCGTCGTCGACGACGCCGAGGACTACTACGACGCGCTGAAGGAGGCGACGACGGCCGCCGCTCGCGAGGAGATTACCGAACGCGAGGGAGCCGACGACCGCCAGCTCGTCCACGCCGTTCGGTCGATGGACGACTGTGAGCGAACCGCGAACGAACTCGCCGAGCGTCTGGCCGAGTGGGGCGGCACCGTCGACCCCGACGCCGGAACGGGCGTCGAGTACGCCCGCGACCTCGCCTCCCGGGACGACGACCTCGAGGCGGCCTCGGGCCGGATCGTCTCGCTGGCCGACCGCGTCGCCGACCTCGCGGACGAAGCCGACGATCTCCGGGAGTTCGTCGAGCGACGCACACCCACGGTCGCGCCCAACCTCTCCGCGCTCGCGGGGCCGGTCCTCGCGGCGCGGCTGATCTCGCTCGCCGGTGGCCTCGAGTCGCTCGCGAAGAAACCGAGCGGTACGATCCAGGTGCTGGGCGCGGAGGACGCGCTCTTTGCCCACCTGCGTGGCCACGCTCCGTCGCCGAAACACGGGATCATCTACATGCACGACGCGATCCAGGGGACTCATCCCGAGAACCGCGGTTCGGCAGCGCGAGCCCTCGCAGGCAAACTAGCGATTGCGGCCCGCGTCGATCACTACTCGGGCGAGCGCAAACCCGAACTCGATGCGGAACTCGCGGAGCGAATCGAGACGATTCAGGCGCGAACGGCCGACGATGGGGGTGAGAGCGATGACTGA
- a CDS encoding alpha/beta hydrolase — MTGPRRTRRRTLALLGSCSSIALAGCSTDDDLSPSFDHPDRVRVDEPFEMEVTGVPAETDLEVVLEGDITDYEPFGAAVTLETDGETLDVNEAPIVDGDVPPELEVPTTVALIQFADVSWWEFHRDSPEPPVAFQWPDERTLQFSVRVDGEELGSTTIERHYPDLEADAEPDGDLVGSVFEPDDAAESPGIVVLHGSGGGSLDYVAAQLAQRGFTTLSLEYFDGPGLPDDLVEIPLEYVERAIDWLLEYDGVTGDRVGLWGVSKGSELALLAGSELDSIGPVVSIAGSGVVWEGGSSADDLPETSSWSIDGDPVPYVSLSDVPREPGTPLVDRFSEALETAASDTIEDATIPVEEIHGPVLLVSGGDDGLWPAERLHEFSADRLEEADDSSFDHLVYDDAGHSILQPYFPSDGTYGLGYGGSHTGNAEAAHDHWPAVLDAFETLE, encoded by the coding sequence ATGACTGGTCCCCGACGAACGAGGCGTCGGACCCTCGCTCTCCTCGGTAGCTGCAGCAGTATCGCCCTCGCAGGCTGTAGCACGGACGACGACCTGTCACCATCGTTCGACCATCCCGATCGAGTCCGCGTCGACGAACCGTTCGAGATGGAAGTCACCGGTGTGCCTGCCGAGACGGATCTCGAGGTCGTTCTCGAGGGAGACATAACGGACTACGAGCCGTTCGGTGCTGCCGTCACGCTCGAGACGGACGGCGAAACCCTCGACGTGAACGAGGCTCCGATCGTCGACGGCGACGTGCCGCCCGAACTCGAGGTGCCGACGACGGTCGCGCTGATCCAGTTCGCCGACGTCTCCTGGTGGGAGTTTCACCGCGACAGTCCCGAACCGCCGGTAGCGTTCCAGTGGCCCGACGAACGGACGCTGCAGTTTAGCGTCCGGGTCGACGGGGAGGAACTCGGCTCGACGACGATCGAACGCCACTACCCAGATCTCGAGGCCGATGCCGAACCTGACGGCGACCTCGTGGGGAGCGTGTTCGAACCCGACGACGCCGCGGAATCCCCGGGAATCGTCGTCCTGCACGGCTCCGGCGGCGGCTCGCTGGATTACGTCGCCGCCCAACTCGCTCAGCGCGGCTTCACGACTCTCTCGCTCGAGTACTTCGACGGGCCGGGACTGCCGGACGACCTCGTCGAGATCCCGCTCGAGTACGTCGAGCGAGCGATCGACTGGCTGCTCGAGTACGACGGCGTCACGGGCGACAGGGTTGGGCTCTGGGGCGTCTCGAAGGGTAGTGAACTCGCCCTGCTCGCCGGCAGCGAACTCGACTCGATCGGACCGGTCGTCTCGATCGCCGGCAGCGGCGTGGTCTGGGAAGGTGGCTCTTCGGCCGACGACCTCCCCGAGACCTCCTCGTGGTCGATCGACGGCGACCCGGTCCCCTACGTCTCGCTGAGCGACGTACCGCGGGAGCCGGGAACACCCCTCGTCGACCGGTTCTCCGAGGCCCTCGAGACTGCGGCCTCGGACACCATCGAGGACGCGACGATCCCCGTCGAAGAGATCCACGGACCAGTCTTGCTCGTCTCGGGCGGCGACGACGGCCTGTGGCCCGCCGAGCGGCTACACGAGTTCTCGGCCGACCGACTCGAGGAAGCCGACGATTCCTCGTTCGACCACCTGGTCTACGACGACGCCGGCCACTCGATCCTCCAGCCGTACTTCCCGTCCGATGGGACGTACGGTCTGGGATACGGTGGGTCACACACCGGAAACGCCGAAGCAGCCCACGATCACTGGCCGGCCGTTCTGGACGCGTTCGAAACGCTCGAGTGA
- a CDS encoding TrkH family potassium uptake protein encodes MRIRVAWRYSLHLTGIVLKWLALPLCFPLVLAIYYGESVLPFLVTIAVTLALGLGFERLESDGRLGPREAFLMVSLTWLLVALVGAIPFVVAGQGTIAHPINAAFEAMSGLTTTGATVLRDFDEHARSIMMWRQLIQWLGGLGILILVTAIFSQLSVAGAQLMETETQYDNVNKLTPHVEDTARLILKLYTGLTAIAVTVLYSLHLLGFAPNMTLYNAVAHAFTSVATAGFSPEPLSLEAFEPIVQWAVMPFMILGSTSFVLMYFVLKGNLDRLRNSEEFRFYIGTIVVFAGLVFTILTLEGNPTGNGLHDTVRQSVFNVVSIITTTGYANADFNEWSPFAKHLLFMCMFLGGMAGSTTCSIKSLRWLVIAKAFRRNLFTAFRPEAIRPIRLSGQPVDEETIRDIYSYTLVAIVGVFLVTVVIVVDGARTGLYNGGAFGEFEAIGAAASTFLNIGPAFGPAGPYGTYDVFHWTTKVVMVVVMWVGRIEIIPVLVLLTPEFWRS; translated from the coding sequence ATGAGAATTCGGGTTGCCTGGCGGTATAGCCTCCATCTAACCGGTATCGTCCTCAAGTGGCTTGCTCTACCGCTGTGTTTCCCGCTCGTTCTTGCGATCTACTACGGCGAGTCGGTCCTCCCGTTTCTCGTGACCATCGCCGTCACCCTCGCGCTCGGGCTGGGGTTCGAACGTCTCGAGAGCGACGGCCGGCTCGGGCCACGAGAGGCGTTTCTCATGGTCTCGTTGACCTGGCTACTGGTGGCGCTCGTCGGGGCGATTCCGTTCGTCGTCGCCGGACAGGGGACGATCGCCCATCCGATCAACGCGGCGTTCGAGGCGATGAGCGGACTTACGACCACGGGAGCGACCGTCCTCCGGGACTTCGACGAGCACGCTCGCTCGATCATGATGTGGCGACAGCTCATCCAGTGGCTCGGCGGGCTCGGAATCCTCATTCTCGTCACGGCGATCTTCTCACAGCTCTCGGTCGCCGGTGCTCAGCTGATGGAGACCGAGACCCAGTACGACAACGTCAACAAGCTCACCCCACACGTCGAGGACACTGCTCGCCTGATCCTGAAGCTGTACACGGGACTGACGGCGATCGCAGTGACCGTCCTCTACTCGCTGCATCTCCTCGGATTCGCGCCGAACATGACGCTTTACAACGCCGTCGCTCACGCGTTTACGAGCGTCGCGACAGCGGGCTTCTCACCGGAGCCGCTGAGCCTCGAGGCGTTCGAGCCGATCGTCCAGTGGGCGGTCATGCCCTTTATGATCCTCGGCTCGACCAGCTTCGTGCTCATGTACTTCGTCCTCAAGGGGAACCTCGACCGGCTCCGCAACAGCGAGGAGTTCCGATTCTACATCGGGACGATCGTCGTCTTTGCCGGTCTCGTGTTTACGATACTGACGCTCGAGGGGAACCCGACCGGAAACGGACTGCACGACACCGTTCGCCAGTCAGTTTTCAACGTCGTCTCGATCATCACGACGACCGGGTACGCGAACGCGGACTTCAACGAGTGGTCGCCGTTCGCCAAACACCTCCTGTTCATGTGTATGTTCCTCGGCGGGATGGCCGGATCGACGACCTGTTCGATCAAGTCGTTGCGCTGGCTGGTTATCGCGAAGGCGTTCAGGCGGAACCTGTTTACCGCGTTTCGCCCCGAGGCGATCCGACCGATCCGTCTCAGCGGCCAGCCGGTCGACGAGGAAACGATCAGGGACATCTACTCCTACACGCTGGTCGCTATCGTCGGCGTCTTCCTCGTGACGGTCGTGATCGTCGTCGACGGTGCACGGACCGGGCTCTACAACGGTGGTGCATTCGGGGAATTCGAGGCCATCGGTGCCGCCGCCTCGACGTTTTTGAACATCGGACCCGCGTTCGGTCCCGCCGGGCCGTACGGCACCTACGACGTGTTCCACTGGACGACCAAGGTCGTGATGGTGGTCGTGATGTGGGTCGGCCGCATCGAGATCATTCCAGTGCTCGTTCTGCTCACGCCCGAGTTCTGGCGCTCCTGA